A stretch of Vannielia litorea DNA encodes these proteins:
- the lipA gene encoding lipoyl synthase: protein MNDQSPPRLRHPEKARKPDNPQPKKPDWIRVKAPNSKGYFETHKIMREHNLKTVCEEAACPNAGECWSQGHATMMIMGDVCTRACTFCNIATGKPPEALDVFEPGRVADAVKKLGLNHVVITSVDRDDIEDGGAEHFAMTIRAIRKQAPGTTIEILTPDFIRCDPAVLEVVVEARPDVFNHNLETVPGLYPEVRPGARYFHSLRLLQRVKELDPAMFTKSGIMVGLGEDKQAVLQVMDDMRAADIDFLTIGQYLQPTPKHHRVDRFVTPEEFAAYEKAAWGKGFSMVSATPLTRSSYHAGNDFARLRENRLKKLGMA from the coding sequence ATGAACGACCAGAGCCCGCCTCGCCTCCGCCACCCCGAGAAGGCCCGCAAGCCCGACAATCCCCAGCCGAAAAAGCCGGATTGGATCCGGGTCAAGGCGCCCAACTCCAAGGGCTATTTCGAGACCCACAAGATCATGCGCGAGCATAATCTGAAGACGGTCTGCGAAGAGGCGGCCTGCCCCAACGCGGGCGAGTGCTGGAGCCAGGGCCACGCCACCATGATGATCATGGGCGATGTCTGCACCCGCGCCTGCACCTTCTGCAACATCGCCACCGGCAAGCCCCCCGAGGCGCTCGACGTGTTCGAGCCGGGCCGGGTCGCCGATGCGGTCAAGAAGCTGGGCCTCAACCACGTGGTCATCACGAGCGTAGACCGCGATGACATCGAGGACGGCGGCGCAGAGCACTTCGCCATGACCATCCGCGCCATCCGCAAGCAGGCGCCCGGCACCACCATCGAGATCCTGACGCCCGATTTCATCCGCTGCGACCCCGCGGTGCTGGAGGTGGTCGTCGAGGCCCGCCCCGACGTGTTCAACCACAACCTCGAGACCGTGCCCGGCCTCTACCCCGAGGTGCGCCCCGGTGCCCGCTACTTCCACTCCCTGCGCCTGCTGCAACGGGTCAAGGAGCTGGATCCTGCGATGTTCACCAAGTCCGGCATCATGGTGGGCCTCGGCGAAGACAAGCAGGCCGTGCTCCAGGTGATGGACGACATGCGCGCCGCCGACATCGACTTTCTGACCATCGGCCAGTATCTGCAGCCCACGCCCAAGCACCACCGGGTCGACCGTTTTGTCACGCCCGAGGAGTTTGCCGCCTACGAGAAGGCCGCCTGGGGCAAGGGCTTTTCCATGGTCTCCGCCACCCCGCTCACCCGCTCGTCCTACCACGCAGGAAATGACTTTGCCCGGCTCCGCGAGAACCGGCTGAAGAAGCTCGGCATGGCATGA
- a CDS encoding GNAT family N-acetyltransferase has product MPTHYRTATPRDATACARIIRAWGEEVADWIDPMDALAPMAAFWAEVFAAHPTWVAEEAGEILGFANREDLHLCGLYVARVARGRGIGKHLLDLARAGQPRMIAWSYASNTHARHFYRREGFVELGREVEPGTGLLNVEHLWTVAPRPAPRPGPAPAA; this is encoded by the coding sequence ATGCCCACGCACTACCGAACCGCCACCCCCCGCGACGCCACCGCCTGCGCCCGGATCATCCGCGCCTGGGGCGAGGAGGTAGCCGACTGGATCGACCCGATGGACGCCCTCGCGCCCATGGCCGCCTTCTGGGCCGAGGTCTTTGCCGCCCATCCAACGTGGGTCGCCGAGGAGGCGGGCGAGATCCTGGGCTTCGCCAACCGCGAGGATCTGCACCTCTGCGGCCTCTACGTCGCTCGCGTCGCACGTGGCCGCGGCATCGGCAAGCATCTGCTCGATCTCGCCCGCGCCGGTCAGCCCCGCATGATCGCCTGGTCCTATGCCTCCAATACCCACGCCCGCCACTTCTATCGGCGCGAGGGCTTCGTCGAGCTCGGACGCGAGGTCGAGCCGGGCACCGGCCTGCTGAACGTCGAGCACCTCTGGACCGTCGCACCCCGACCCGCCCCGCGACCCGGCCCTGCACCCGCTGCATAG
- a CDS encoding cystathionine gamma-lyase produces MTDTKAAQLLHLRGQSLAKGDPIAPPITLASMYHLPGTPGGVAAYGRSDQPTWEATEHLLSHLEDAPALLFPSGMAAISAALFATLKAGDRLLVPSDGYYNVRKLADQFLGPLGVKVVERPTTGFAEGGFEGFAVVFIETPSNPGLDLVDLAATCAAVRGAGGLTVVDNTTMTPLGQRPLDLGADMVVASDTKAPGGHSDNLTGHVATRDAALAERVRSWRTVAGGIPGPFEAWLLHRSLETLHLRFAAMCTSAETLAPRLAAHPAVQLARYPGLPGDPSHNLARAQMATNGFLIGLTLKDEASAERFIETCPFLRPATSFGGVHSSAERRARWGDAVAPGFVRLSIGTEPVEPLWDALKQALDGL; encoded by the coding sequence ATGACCGATACCAAAGCCGCCCAACTCCTCCACCTCCGGGGCCAGTCGCTCGCCAAGGGCGACCCGATCGCGCCGCCGATCACGCTGGCCTCGATGTATCACCTGCCGGGCACGCCGGGCGGCGTTGCGGCCTACGGCCGCTCCGACCAGCCGACGTGGGAGGCCACCGAGCATCTGCTCTCGCATCTCGAGGACGCGCCTGCGCTGCTCTTTCCCTCCGGCATGGCAGCGATCTCGGCGGCGCTCTTCGCCACGCTGAAGGCGGGCGACCGGCTGCTGGTGCCTTCCGACGGCTATTACAACGTCCGCAAGCTGGCCGACCAGTTCCTTGGCCCACTCGGGGTAAAGGTGGTGGAGCGCCCCACCACCGGCTTCGCCGAAGGCGGCTTCGAGGGCTTCGCCGTGGTCTTCATCGAGACCCCCTCCAACCCCGGCCTCGACCTCGTCGACCTCGCCGCCACCTGTGCGGCGGTGCGCGGGGCAGGGGGGCTCACGGTCGTCGACAACACCACCATGACCCCGCTCGGCCAGCGCCCGCTCGATCTCGGCGCCGATATGGTCGTGGCCTCCGACACCAAGGCACCGGGCGGCCACTCCGACAATCTCACCGGCCATGTCGCCACCCGCGACGCCGCGCTGGCCGAGCGCGTCCGCAGCTGGCGCACCGTGGCCGGCGGCATTCCCGGCCCCTTCGAGGCCTGGCTCCTGCACCGCAGCCTCGAAACCCTGCACCTGCGCTTTGCCGCCATGTGCACCAGCGCCGAAACCCTCGCCCCCCGCCTCGCCGCCCACCCGGCGGTGCAGTTGGCCCGCTACCCCGGCCTGCCGGGTGACCCCTCGCACAATCTCGCCAGAGCCCAGATGGCCACCAACGGCTTTCTCATCGGCCTGACGCTGAAGGACGAGGCCAGCGCCGAGCGTTTCATCGAAACCTGCCCCTTCCTGCGCCCCGCCACCTCCTTCGGCGGCGTCCACAGCTCCGCCGAGCGCCGCGCCCGCTGGGGCGATGCGGTGGCCCCGGGCTTCGTGCGGCTCTCGATCGGCACCGAGCCGGTGGAGCCGCTCTGGGACGCGCTGAAGCAGGCGCTGGACGGGCTCTGA
- a CDS encoding outer membrane protein assembly factor BamE: protein MAAIRRAGPGAAKGLMLLALVLTMAACTARYRNHGYTPADADLARIQVGVDTRESVVEAVGSPAGYGVQRESGYYYLSARTRTWGPKEPEFVDRQLLAISFDPSGRVSNIERFTLRDGNVVALSRRVTDSNIKGVSFLRQLLGNLGRFRAEDFLD, encoded by the coding sequence ATGGCGGCTATCAGGAGGGCAGGCCCTGGCGCGGCGAAGGGGCTGATGCTGCTGGCGCTCGTGCTGACGATGGCTGCCTGCACGGCGCGCTATCGCAACCACGGCTATACACCGGCCGATGCCGACCTGGCGCGGATCCAGGTGGGCGTGGACACCCGCGAGAGCGTGGTCGAGGCCGTCGGCTCGCCCGCGGGCTACGGCGTGCAGCGTGAAAGCGGCTACTATTACCTCTCCGCCCGCACCCGCACCTGGGGCCCCAAGGAACCCGAGTTCGTCGACCGCCAGCTCCTGGCGATCTCCTTCGATCCCTCGGGCCGCGTCAGCAACATCGAGCGCTTCACCCTGCGCGACGGCAACGTCGTCGCCCTGTCGCGCCGCGTGACCGACAGCAACATCAAGGGCGTCAGCTTCCTGCGCCAGCTTCTCGGCAACCTCGGCCGCTTCCGCGCCGAAGACTTCCTCGATTAA
- a CDS encoding cytochrome c: MRPIFRWLVAAALVGAAVFWVVTIPGDLPEEEVAGLTGDAGRGETLFWAAGCANCHAAPGAEGEARLVLAGGQRFASPFGTFLAPNISPSEEGIGDWSLRDFARAMTMGVNAEGQHLFPAFPYNSYDMAEMQDVADIHAYMMTLPADASPSQPHEVGFPFNIRRSLGGWKLLFMREGWQVEGELTEEQLRGRYLVEVLGHCGECHTPRNPLGGWTGDWLAGAPSPDGKGRIPNITPGKLDWSEGDIAEYLKSGFTPEFDTAGGEMATVVQSTSRLTDEDRAAIAAYLKVVPPVAN, from the coding sequence ATGCGTCCGATCTTCAGGTGGCTCGTTGCGGCGGCGCTGGTGGGCGCCGCCGTGTTCTGGGTGGTGACCATTCCGGGCGATCTGCCTGAAGAGGAGGTGGCCGGGCTGACTGGCGACGCGGGCCGCGGGGAGACCCTGTTCTGGGCCGCAGGCTGCGCCAATTGCCATGCCGCGCCGGGCGCCGAGGGCGAGGCGCGGCTGGTGCTGGCGGGGGGGCAGAGGTTTGCCTCGCCCTTCGGCACCTTCCTTGCGCCCAACATCTCGCCCTCCGAGGAAGGCATCGGCGACTGGAGCCTGCGCGACTTTGCCCGGGCGATGACCATGGGCGTGAACGCGGAGGGGCAGCACCTGTTTCCGGCCTTTCCCTACAATTCCTACGACATGGCCGAGATGCAGGACGTGGCCGACATCCACGCCTACATGATGACCCTGCCCGCCGACGCGAGCCCGAGCCAGCCGCATGAGGTGGGCTTTCCGTTCAACATCCGCCGGTCGCTGGGTGGCTGGAAGCTGCTGTTCATGCGCGAGGGATGGCAGGTCGAGGGCGAGTTGACCGAAGAGCAGCTGCGCGGGCGGTATCTGGTGGAGGTGCTGGGCCACTGCGGCGAGTGCCACACCCCGCGCAACCCGCTGGGCGGCTGGACCGGGGACTGGCTCGCCGGGGCGCCCTCGCCGGATGGCAAGGGCCGCATCCCCAACATCACGCCGGGCAAGCTCGACTGGTCGGAGGGCGATATCGCCGAATACCTCAAGAGCGGCTTCACGCCGGAGTTCGACACGGCGGGCGGCGAGATGGCGACGGTTGTGCAGAGCACATCCAGGCTGACCGACGAGGACCGCGCGGCGATTGCCGCCTACCTGAAGGTGGTGCCGCCGGTGGCAAACTGA
- the msrB gene encoding peptide-methionine (R)-S-oxide reductase MsrB, which translates to MAAVEKTDEEWRAQLSDLAFKVTRKHGTERAFTHDDFPKEPGTFTCVCCGAPLFDQAQKFDSGTGWPSFWAPKEGAEVGTSEDRSWFMKRTEVHCARCAAHLGHVFPDGPQPTGLRYCINGVALEFEPEG; encoded by the coding sequence ATGGCGGCAGTGGAGAAGACCGACGAGGAATGGCGGGCGCAGCTCTCGGACCTTGCCTTCAAGGTGACACGCAAGCATGGCACCGAGCGGGCCTTCACCCATGACGACTTTCCCAAGGAGCCGGGCACATTCACCTGCGTCTGCTGCGGCGCGCCGCTCTTCGACCAGGCGCAGAAGTTCGACAGCGGCACCGGCTGGCCGAGCTTCTGGGCGCCCAAGGAGGGCGCGGAGGTGGGCACCAGCGAGGATCGCAGCTGGTTCATGAAGCGCACCGAGGTGCATTGCGCGCGCTGCGCGGCGCATCTGGGCCACGTCTTTCCGGACGGCCCGCAGCCCACGGGCCTGCGCTATTGCATCAACGGTGTGGCGCTGGAGTTCGAGCCGGAGGGGTGA
- a CDS encoding peroxiredoxin — translation MKTGMKLPDVTFHTRVRDEAVGGPNPFRWQARTTADYFAGKRVVLFSLPGAFTPTCSTYQLPGFENGFADFQAEGVDAIYCMSVNDSFVMNQWAKAQGLENVGVIPDGSGEFTRRMGMLVRKDNLGFGLRSWRYAAVVNDGVIEAWFEEPGLCDNHGEDPYGVSSPETVLAWLKQANEAVAA, via the coding sequence ATGAAAACCGGAATGAAACTTCCTGACGTCACCTTCCACACCCGGGTCCGCGACGAGGCCGTGGGCGGCCCCAACCCGTTCCGCTGGCAGGCCAGGACCACCGCCGACTACTTTGCCGGCAAGCGCGTGGTTCTGTTCAGCCTGCCCGGCGCCTTCACCCCGACCTGCTCGACCTACCAGCTGCCCGGTTTCGAGAACGGCTTTGCCGATTTCCAGGCCGAGGGTGTGGATGCGATCTACTGCATGAGCGTGAACGACAGCTTCGTCATGAACCAGTGGGCCAAGGCGCAGGGGCTGGAGAACGTGGGTGTGATCCCCGATGGCTCGGGAGAATTCACCCGGCGGATGGGCATGCTGGTGCGCAAGGACAACCTCGGCTTCGGGCTGCGGTCGTGGCGCTATGCGGCGGTGGTGAACGACGGGGTGATCGAGGCCTGGTTCGAGGAGCCGGGGCTGTGCGACAACCACGGCGAGGACCCCTATGGCGTGAGCTCGCCCGAGACCGTGCTGGCCTGGCTGAAGCAGGCGAACGAGGCCGTGGCGGCGTGA
- the plsX gene encoding phosphate acyltransferase PlsX, translating to MSDTASNDTRQLPALTGRVVISVDAMGGDAGPAAVVAGIAQSASKNPDIAFILHGPAAELRPLVEKRRLASRVVIRDAVGVVKMDDKPSHVMRHGKDTSMWSTIQAVEKGEAAVAVSCGNTGALMAVSMLRLRKIEGVNRPAIACLWPSRNPQGFNIMLDVGADIRADQQDLLQYALMGMSYARNGMGLSRPRVGLLNVGTEEHKGRAELKVAHDLIEAAAAKNDFDFVGFVEGGDIPSDRVDVIVTDGFTGNIALKTGEGTAKLIGQFLREAFKHTPLSRLAALLALTSLKRLNKRIDPRRVNGGVFLGLNGTVVKSHGGADATGVSAAIKLAFQLAQSRFSERLAARLASVGHAGQDAPHND from the coding sequence ATGTCTGACACCGCAAGCAATGACACGCGCCAGCTCCCGGCCCTCACGGGCCGGGTTGTCATTTCTGTTGATGCGATGGGCGGCGACGCCGGGCCGGCCGCCGTTGTGGCAGGCATTGCCCAGTCGGCTTCGAAGAATCCCGACATCGCCTTCATCCTGCACGGCCCCGCGGCCGAGCTGCGCCCGCTCGTGGAAAAGCGCCGGCTCGCCAGCCGCGTGGTGATCCGCGACGCGGTGGGCGTGGTCAAGATGGACGACAAGCCCTCCCACGTGATGCGGCATGGCAAGGACACCTCGATGTGGTCCACCATCCAGGCCGTGGAAAAGGGCGAGGCCGCCGTGGCGGTGAGCTGCGGCAACACCGGCGCGCTGATGGCGGTGAGCATGCTCCGGCTGCGCAAGATCGAGGGCGTGAACCGCCCCGCCATCGCCTGCCTCTGGCCCTCGCGCAACCCCCAGGGCTTCAACATCATGCTGGACGTGGGCGCCGACATTCGCGCCGACCAGCAGGACCTGCTGCAATACGCGCTGATGGGCATGAGCTATGCCCGCAACGGGATGGGCCTGAGCCGCCCGCGCGTGGGCCTGCTGAACGTGGGCACCGAGGAGCACAAGGGCCGCGCCGAGCTGAAGGTGGCGCATGACCTGATCGAGGCGGCGGCGGCGAAGAACGACTTCGACTTCGTGGGCTTCGTCGAGGGCGGCGACATTCCCAGCGACCGGGTTGACGTGATCGTGACCGACGGCTTTACCGGGAACATCGCGCTGAAGACCGGCGAGGGCACCGCCAAGCTGATCGGTCAGTTCCTGCGCGAGGCCTTCAAGCACACGCCGCTGAGCCGCCTTGCCGCGCTGCTGGCCCTGACCTCGCTGAAGCGCCTGAACAAGCGCATCGACCCGCGTCGGGTGAACGGCGGGGTCTTTCTGGGCCTCAACGGCACGGTGGTGAAGAGCCACGGCGGCGCCGATGCCACCGGGGTCTCCGCGGCGATCAAGCTCGCCTTCCAGCTGGCCCAGAGCCGGTTCTCGGAGCGGCTGGCGGCCCGCCTTGCATCGGTGGGCCACGCGGGGCAGGATGCGCCGCATAATGACTGA
- a CDS encoding tetratricopeptide repeat protein, producing the protein MKPLAAAALCLALATPASAQSPEQIEQARRAYNDGHWELALTVLIPAAEAGNADAQNVYGIALKDGEGVAADPAASVAWYEKAVAQGHLKAMHNLAHLYQWGAGPVAQDFDKARALYQQALDAGYGEAGNGMGLMWENGQGVEKDLAKAAEFYAIGAEAGERNAAYNLANFYRTGTGVEEDMGRALSLYTESALAGHPSAWNALGLMYQHGMGTDPSPEAAYLAFREAVKGGMALAGINLGEFVTATEGWWQDPVAGYGYCLWGINSASESERDGFIQTCEPLVEYLSVEEEDAAKRFAEQIDRAP; encoded by the coding sequence ATGAAGCCCCTTGCCGCCGCAGCCCTCTGCCTCGCCCTTGCCACCCCGGCCTCGGCGCAGAGCCCCGAGCAGATCGAGCAGGCCCGCCGGGCCTACAACGACGGCCACTGGGAGCTGGCGCTCACCGTGCTGATTCCCGCCGCCGAGGCCGGCAATGCCGATGCCCAGAACGTCTACGGGATCGCCCTGAAGGACGGCGAGGGTGTGGCCGCAGATCCGGCGGCCTCGGTCGCATGGTATGAAAAGGCGGTGGCCCAAGGCCATCTGAAGGCCATGCACAACCTCGCCCATCTCTACCAATGGGGCGCGGGGCCCGTGGCGCAGGATTTCGACAAGGCCCGCGCCCTTTATCAGCAGGCCCTCGACGCGGGCTACGGCGAGGCCGGCAACGGCATGGGTCTGATGTGGGAGAACGGGCAGGGGGTCGAGAAGGACTTGGCAAAGGCGGCCGAGTTCTATGCCATCGGCGCCGAGGCCGGCGAGCGCAACGCCGCCTACAACCTCGCCAACTTCTACCGCACCGGCACCGGCGTGGAGGAAGACATGGGCCGCGCGCTCTCGCTCTACACCGAGAGCGCGCTCGCCGGGCATCCCTCGGCCTGGAACGCGCTCGGCCTGATGTATCAGCATGGCATGGGCACCGATCCCAGCCCCGAGGCCGCCTATCTCGCCTTCCGCGAGGCGGTGAAGGGCGGGATGGCGCTGGCCGGCATCAACCTGGGCGAGTTCGTCACCGCCACCGAGGGCTGGTGGCAGGATCCGGTCGCGGGCTACGGCTACTGCCTCTGGGGGATCAATTCCGCCTCCGAAAGCGAGCGCGACGGCTTCATCCAGACCTGCGAACCGCTGGTCGAGTATCTCTCGGTCGAGGAGGAGGACGCGGCCAAACGCTTTGCCGAGCAGATCGACCGCGCCCCGTGA
- the hpt gene encoding hypoxanthine phosphoribosyltransferase, which produces MPHRPHVIDQLISAKAIAARIEELAREIEAEFKGTEMLIVIGLLRGSFVFIADLVRELDLPVEVDFIEASSYGNATESSREVRILKDLRGKIQGRDVLVVEDIVDTGFTLHHVSLMLKAREPAKLRTIALLDKPSRREIDLKADWIGFEIPDKFVVGYGIDFAQRNRDLPYIGTVRFLDQG; this is translated from the coding sequence ATGCCGCACCGTCCGCACGTGATTGACCAGCTCATCTCGGCAAAGGCCATCGCGGCCCGGATCGAGGAGCTGGCACGGGAGATCGAAGCCGAGTTCAAGGGCACGGAAATGCTCATCGTCATCGGGCTGTTGCGCGGCTCCTTCGTGTTCATCGCCGACCTGGTGCGCGAGCTGGACCTGCCTGTGGAGGTGGATTTCATCGAGGCGTCGAGCTACGGAAACGCCACGGAGAGCAGCCGGGAAGTGCGCATTCTCAAGGACTTGCGCGGCAAAATTCAAGGGCGCGACGTGCTGGTGGTGGAAGATATCGTGGATACCGGGTTCACCCTGCATCATGTGAGTCTCATGCTGAAGGCGCGCGAGCCGGCAAAACTGCGCACCATTGCCCTGCTCGACAAGCCCTCGCGCCGCGAGATCGACTTGAAGGCCGACTGGATAGGCTTTGAAATTCCTGACAAATTCGTCGTCGGCTACGGGATCGACTTTGCCCAGAGAAACCGCGATCTGCCGTACATCGGGACGGTGCGCTTTTTGGATCAGGGTTAA
- the rpmF gene encoding 50S ribosomal protein L32, which yields MAVPQNKVTRSRRNMRRAHDSLVADNPAECSNCGELKRPHHVCGACGHYDDKEIVAAADEIDIDEDAA from the coding sequence ATGGCTGTCCCTCAGAATAAAGTCACCCGTTCGCGCCGCAACATGCGCCGGGCCCACGACTCGCTTGTTGCCGACAATCCGGCCGAGTGCAGCAACTGTGGCGAGCTGAAGCGTCCGCACCACGTGTGCGGGGCCTGCGGCCACTACGACGACAAGGAAATCGTCGCCGCTGCCGACGAGATCGACATCGACGAAGACGCCGCCTGA
- a CDS encoding c-type cytochrome, whose amino-acid sequence MKTTAKRISLVLAASLAAGTAFAASHAMEQQKAREDLMKVMGQNLGVLGKMAKGEMDFDATAAGEAATALHDAAVKVTVDEMWDEGTDHMAVDDGRAMPEIWENYDDFKAKGAALVAAAEGAKTAAGESLQALQASMGVMGGACGDCHKAYRLPE is encoded by the coding sequence ATGAAGACCACAGCCAAGCGCATCAGCCTCGTCCTGGCGGCCTCTCTCGCCGCCGGAACCGCTTTTGCCGCCAGCCATGCGATGGAGCAGCAGAAGGCCCGCGAAGACCTGATGAAGGTCATGGGCCAGAACCTCGGCGTGCTCGGCAAGATGGCCAAGGGCGAGATGGACTTTGATGCCACCGCCGCCGGCGAGGCCGCGACCGCCCTGCACGACGCCGCCGTGAAGGTCACGGTGGACGAGATGTGGGACGAGGGCACCGACCACATGGCGGTGGATGACGGCCGCGCGATGCCCGAGATCTGGGAAAACTACGACGACTTCAAGGCCAAGGGCGCGGCCCTGGTGGCTGCCGCCGAAGGGGCCAAGACTGCCGCGGGCGAAAGCCTCCAGGCGCTTCAGGCGTCGATGGGGGTGATGGGCGGCGCCTGTGGCGACTGCCACAAGGCCTACCGCCTTCCGGAGTAA
- a CDS encoding GNAT family N-acetyltransferase yields the protein MKALTKGRYLVRLADSEADLAAVLALRGLCFRGDAGARDEDGFDPRCLQVMIEDARSGRLCCTFRLLPLSGGAEIGASYSAQYYDVTPLEGFEGPMVEMGRFCIHPDLQGDPHILRAAWAGMTTHVDEYGVELLFGCSSFKGTEAEAYMDAFALLRERHLAPRRWLPRVKAPQVFRFAKLLRRKPDPRRAFLGMPPLLRSYLMLGGWVSDHAVVDADLGTLHVFTGLEIRAVPPARAKALRATV from the coding sequence ATGAAGGCACTGACAAAAGGCCGTTACCTTGTCCGGCTGGCCGACAGCGAGGCCGATCTTGCCGCCGTCCTGGCCTTGCGCGGGCTGTGCTTCCGCGGTGATGCGGGGGCCCGCGACGAAGACGGCTTCGACCCCCGCTGCCTGCAGGTGATGATCGAGGACGCCCGCAGCGGCCGGCTCTGCTGCACCTTCCGCCTGCTGCCGCTCTCCGGCGGGGCCGAGATCGGCGCGAGCTACTCGGCGCAGTATTACGACGTGACCCCTCTCGAGGGCTTCGAGGGGCCGATGGTCGAGATGGGCCGCTTCTGCATCCACCCCGACCTCCAGGGCGATCCGCACATCCTGCGCGCCGCCTGGGCCGGGATGACCACCCATGTCGACGAGTACGGCGTCGAGCTGCTCTTCGGCTGCTCCTCCTTCAAGGGCACCGAGGCCGAGGCCTACATGGATGCCTTCGCGCTGCTGCGCGAGCGCCACCTCGCCCCGCGCCGCTGGCTGCCGCGGGTGAAGGCGCCGCAGGTCTTCCGCTTCGCCAAGCTGCTGCGCCGCAAACCCGACCCCCGCCGCGCCTTTCTCGGCATGCCGCCGCTCCTGCGCAGCTACCTGATGCTGGGCGGCTGGGTCTCGGATCACGCCGTGGTCGATGCCGACCTCGGCACGCTCCACGTCTTCACCGGCCTCGAGATCCGCGCCGTGCCGCCCGCCCGCGCCAAGGCCCTGCGCGCCACCGTCTGA
- a CDS encoding YceD family protein: MFRLSELTTAKPTTFELVPEAAALGRMADALGILGLRKLRFKGRLTPVGKQDWRLDAELGATVVQPCVVTLDPVTTRIEEPVTRRYLADFSFPEDDEVEMPEDDEAEPLPAVLDLGEVMQEALALALPAFPRAEGVELGEAVFTEPGAEPLTEESVKPFAGLADLKKRMED; the protein is encoded by the coding sequence ATGTTTCGGCTTTCGGAACTGACGACGGCGAAGCCGACCACCTTCGAGCTTGTTCCGGAGGCGGCGGCACTGGGCCGGATGGCGGATGCGCTGGGCATCCTGGGGCTGCGCAAGCTGCGGTTCAAGGGCAGGCTCACGCCCGTGGGCAAGCAGGACTGGCGGCTCGATGCGGAGCTGGGCGCCACGGTGGTGCAGCCCTGCGTGGTCACGCTGGACCCGGTCACCACGCGCATCGAGGAGCCGGTCACCCGGCGCTACCTCGCGGATTTCTCCTTTCCCGAGGACGACGAGGTGGAGATGCCGGAGGATGACGAGGCCGAGCCGCTGCCCGCCGTGCTGGACCTGGGCGAGGTGATGCAGGAGGCGCTCGCGCTCGCCCTGCCCGCCTTTCCGCGCGCCGAGGGCGTGGAGCTGGGCGAGGCGGTGTTTACCGAGCCGGGGGCCGAGCCGCTGACCGAGGAGAGCGTGAAGCCCTTTGCCGGGCTGGCCGATCTCAAGAAGCGGATGGAGGACTAG
- a CDS encoding type II toxin-antitoxin system RatA family toxin, translating to MTRHAETRQLPYSAREMYDLVADVAAYPQFLPWTAAARVRSRKPVPASDLEHGQQRFGDCELMEADLVISFKVFRETFLSRVWLWEHARRIETRYIDGPFKHLLSVWTFEDLPKGGCEVHFRVDFEFKNRLLQGAAGMFFNEAMQRIVRAFETRAHELYGAKNGS from the coding sequence ATGACCCGTCACGCCGAGACCCGCCAACTCCCTTATTCCGCTAGGGAAATGTATGATCTGGTCGCAGACGTGGCCGCCTACCCGCAGTTCCTGCCCTGGACCGCCGCCGCCCGCGTGCGCTCGCGCAAGCCGGTGCCCGCGAGCGACCTCGAGCACGGCCAGCAGCGCTTCGGCGACTGCGAGCTGATGGAGGCCGATCTGGTCATTTCGTTTAAGGTTTTCCGTGAGACATTTCTCTCGCGGGTCTGGCTCTGGGAGCACGCGCGGCGGATCGAGACGCGCTACATCGACGGGCCGTTCAAGCATCTGCTTTCGGTCTGGACCTTCGAGGATCTGCCGAAGGGCGGTTGCGAGGTTCACTTCCGGGTGGACTTCGAATTCAAGAACCGCCTGTTGCAAGGCGCGGCGGGCATGTTCTTCAACGAGGCCATGCAGCGCATCGTGCGGGCCTTCGAGACGCGGGCGCACGAGCTTTATGGTGCGAAGAATGGGTCGTAA